The window ACATGTGCGTGTGAACACGGTATCGCAATCGCCAACCCGTACCACTGCTGGTTCGGGGGTTAAGGGTTTTGATGGCTTTATTAACTATGCCGAAAAAATGAGTCCGCTGGGCAATGCAGATGCTGACCAATGCGCCGATTACTGCGTGTCGTTATTTAGCGACCTGACCAAAATGGTAACCATGCAAAACCTGTTTCACGACGGCGGCTTCTCTTTCACAGGCGTAACAGCTGCGGTGATTGAGCAGATGGAGAAATAAAATTTAAAAAATTATGTCATTTCGATCAGCGGGAGAAATCTTATACGTTTGATAAGCGCCACGTATAAGATTTCTCCTCGTTCCTCGTTCGAAATGACATTTTTTTACAAATAAAAAAGGCCGGATGCTTGCGCATACCGGCCTTTCCATCACTAATCTACCACTACTCTCTCTTATGAAAACGCTCTTTTAACTTATTTAACAGCAATTTCGCGTGACTGAACTTTTGCTTCTTCTTTTTTAGCAATATTTAGTTTCAATATACCATCGGTATATTCTGCATCAATTTTTGCATAGTCTACGCTATCAGGCAAGGTGAATGACCTTACGAATGATTTATAGCTATATTCGCGTTTGCTGTATTTTTTAGTTTCGTCAGTTGCTTCGGTCTTTTTTTCTACCGATACGCTCAACACATCTTTATCCAAGCTGATCTTGAAATCTTCTTTCTTTAAACCTGGAGCAGCCAGTTCAATGTGGAATTCGTTCTCAGTTTCAGCTATGTTTACGGCAGGCACTTTGGTCAATAGCCTATCGTTAATAAACGAATCGTTAGCTATTCCATTAAATACATCACTGAACCAAGGGTTAACTGCCTGTTTGTGTCCGTTGTTAAATTTTACTAAAGTCATTTTTATATCCTCCTAAGGTTTGTTTTTTATTATTTTCGTAAATGATTTATCAAAGCCAATACCAACCGGCTTTTTGATAAAATTTGCAGACATTTTGTCTGTTAAATAAAATATCTACCGACAAAAAGACATAAAATGCCTGAAAATTTAGCTGATTATAAATATAGCACCCCCATTCCCATCCGCTTCTCGGATATTGACGCGTTCGGAAATGTGAGTAATACCATCTATTTAACCTACTTTGAAATTGCCCGGTCTAACTATTGGAAGGAAATTATTAAATGGGACATGATGAAAGCCGGGGTTATTTTAGGGAAATCCGAGATCAATTACCTGAAACCACTGGTATTGGAAGACCAGGTTAAATGCTACGTGCGTACATCGCGGATTGGCAACAGTAGTTTTGATGTAACGTATATCCTGGTAAAAATAACACCCAATGGCGAGGAAATTTGCACCACTGGCAAAAGCTTGTGTGTAAGTTATGATTACGGCGCTAAAAAACCTGTAAGCATCCCCAAAGAAGAACGCCAGCGTATGATTGACTACGATGAACCGGGGCTTATAACTAACACGAATTAATTCTTAAGTCAAAGTCCGAAACCTTAAGTCGCTTTAATAGCTTTTAACTTCTAACTTTAGACTCTTGACTTAAAATATCTTCCCCGGGTTCATTATCCCGTTAGGATCGAAGACAGCTTTTATACCCCGCATCAGGTTAAGGTGCAGTTCAGAATATTTCAGCGGCATAAATTCTTTTTGTACCAGGCCAATACCGTGTTCGCCGCTTAAAGTGCCACCTAATTTGATGGTCAATTCAAATATCTCGCGAATGCCATCTTTTAGTTTATGGTGCCAGTCTGCATCGCTCATTTCACCTTTTATAATATTCACATGCAGGTTGCCATCGCCGGCATGCCCATAGCAAACCGATTCAAAACCATATTTCAGGCCAATTTCTTTTATACCTTTAATCAGTTGCGGTAAAGCAGCGCGCGGCACAACGGTATCTTCTTCCTTATAAACCGAGTTTGATTTTACCGATACGCCCATAATCCGCCTCAGTTTCCATAGTTCATCTTTTTGTGCGGCAGTATCGGCAAAAAGTACGTCTTTACAATTGTAGGCTTCTAACACAGCATTAATCTTTTCGCAGGCATCGAAGATCACATCCTGGTTGGTGCCGTCGACCTCAATCAATAAAAAGGCTTCAATACCATTTTGTAAAGTAAAGTTGATACCATCATGTTCAATTACCCATTCCACTCCCCTGCGTTCCATAAATTCCAACGCGGATGGGATAATCCCCGCCCTGAATATAGCCGAAACTGCAGCGCAGGCAGTCTCGTTAGTCGCAAATGAAGCCATCAGCAAGGCATCGATTGTGGGCGCAGGGATAAGCTTGGTTACGATTTTGGTAACGATACCCAATGTCCCCTCCGAACCTATAAACAATTGGGTAAGATTATAACCCGAGGCATATTTTAGCGTGTTTGCCCCGGTCCAGATTATTTCGCCGTTTGGTAATACCACTTCCAGATTCAAAACATATTCACGGATGGTACCATACTTTACCACCCTCGGCCCGCCAGATCCATGCGATACATTACCGCCAATAAAACAGCTGCCTTTACTGGCTGGGTCGACCGGGTACAACAAACCCTTTTCGGCCACTGCATTCATAAAAGTTTCAGTAACCACACCGGGTTCCACAGTAGCCTGCAGGTTGGCTTCATCGATGTTGATGATTTGATTAAACCGCTCCATACTGATCACCAGCCCGCCCATTATGGGTAATGCCCCACCGCTTAAGCCCGTACCCGCTCCACGAGGGGTAACAGGGATTGAGTTTATATTACATAGTTTTAATAACTCGGCAACTTGCTGCGGCATATTGGGCTTAGTAACAACTTCGGGATAGTAACGCAGGTCTTCCGTTTCATCATGGCTATACCGCTCCAAATCATCATGATTGGCAATTACATTTGCATCACCCACAATTGCTTTAAAAGCCGCTAATATCTCTAATGTAATTTGCTGGTATGGCATAATGTTATTTATCGTTTGTAACCGTTACCGATGAATAGGCAACCCGGCCCGGCAATGGCGGATTTAACTTTTTCAATTCAACCTTTATCCTGTCTACATAAGGATGATCTACCCTTATCCGATCAGCTATGGATTGTGCTACAGCTTCCAGCAGTTTGCGGGTATGGCGCATTTCTTCGGCAGCAATAATATAAAGTTGTTCATAGTTAACGGTATCGGCAATATGGTCGCCGGTAAGGTCAGCGCCTGTATGGAATTCTACGTCAATATCTAATATAAATTTATTACCCAACAATTGTTCTTCCGGGTAAAAACCATGCAGGGCAAAAAACTCGGCGCCATGTAAACTAACTTTTATCATTGTTCAAAGGTAAATTTATCAGTAAACAAACTATAATCTAATGCTACCTTTCATTAGATTTGCCATTATAACCAACCATTTATGGCCAGAACAGACCTTTTTGAATCTCCCGATTATTATTTGATGGATGAATTATTATCCGATGAGCATAAACTTATCCGCCAAACCGTACGCGATTGGGTGAAGAAAGAGGTATCGCCGATAATTGAAGACTACGCCCAGCGCGCGGAATTCCCAAAGCAATTGATCAAGGGCCTTGCCGAAGTAGGCGCATTCGGGCCAACTATCCCTACTGAATATGGCGGCGCAGGACTGGATTACACTGCTTATGGTATCATTATGCAGGAAATTGAACGCGGCGACTCGGGCATCCGGTCTACAGCCTCCGTACAAGGCTCGCTGGTGATGTATCCCATTTATGCCTACGGTTCAGAAGAACAGAAAAAGAAGTACCTGCCCAAGCTGGCAAGCGGTGAAATAATGGGCTGTTTTGGCCTTACTGAGCCCGATCATGGTTCAAACCCGGGTGGTATGGTTACCAATATTAAGGATGCGGGCGATCATTACATACTAAATGGTGCCAAAATGTGGATATCGAATGCCCCTTTTGCGGACATTGCAGTGGTATGGGCGAAAGATGAAACCGGTAAGATAAAAGGCATCATTGTTGAGCGGGGTATGGAAGGCTTCAGCACGCCTGAAACCCATAATAAATGGTCGCTGCGGGCGTCGGCTACCGGCGAGTTGGTTTTTGACCATGTTAAAGTACCTAAAGAAAACCTACTGCCGGGTGCGTCGGGGTTGAAAGGGCCATTAGGTTGTTTGAATCAGGCCCGCTACGGCATTGCCTGGGGAGCATTAGGGGCTGCTATGGATTGCTATGACACCGCCTTGCGTTACGCTAAAGAGCGGGTACAATTTGGCAAACCAATAGGCGGCTTCCAGTTACAGCAAAAAAAATTAGCTGAAATGATTACCGAGATCACTAAAGGCCAATTATTGGTATGGCGCCTGGGCACTTTAAAAAGCGAAAACAGGGCTACGGCGGCACAAATATCTATGGCTAAGCGCAACAGTGTTGAAACAGCCATAAATATTGCACGCGAAGCCCGGCAGATGCTGGGAGGCATGGGCATTACCGGTGAGTATTCGATTATGCGGCATATGATGAATTTAGAATCGGTGGTAACTTATGAAGGGACGCATGACATTCATTTATTAATTACCGGACATGATGTTACCGGCCTGGATGCCTTTAAGTGATATTTCGATTGGGTTAACATTTTGC of the Mucilaginibacter boryungensis genome contains:
- a CDS encoding Hsp20/alpha crystallin family protein; this encodes MTLVKFNNGHKQAVNPWFSDVFNGIANDSFINDRLLTKVPAVNIAETENEFHIELAAPGLKKEDFKISLDKDVLSVSVEKKTEATDETKKYSKREYSYKSFVRSFTLPDSVDYAKIDAEYTDGILKLNIAKKEEAKVQSREIAVK
- a CDS encoding acyl-CoA thioesterase, whose translation is MPENLADYKYSTPIPIRFSDIDAFGNVSNTIYLTYFEIARSNYWKEIIKWDMMKAGVILGKSEINYLKPLVLEDQVKCYVRTSRIGNSSFDVTYILVKITPNGEEICTTGKSLCVSYDYGAKKPVSIPKEERQRMIDYDEPGLITNTN
- a CDS encoding FAD-binding oxidoreductase; translated protein: MPYQQITLEILAAFKAIVGDANVIANHDDLERYSHDETEDLRYYPEVVTKPNMPQQVAELLKLCNINSIPVTPRGAGTGLSGGALPIMGGLVISMERFNQIINIDEANLQATVEPGVVTETFMNAVAEKGLLYPVDPASKGSCFIGGNVSHGSGGPRVVKYGTIREYVLNLEVVLPNGEIIWTGANTLKYASGYNLTQLFIGSEGTLGIVTKIVTKLIPAPTIDALLMASFATNETACAAVSAIFRAGIIPSALEFMERRGVEWVIEHDGINFTLQNGIEAFLLIEVDGTNQDVIFDACEKINAVLEAYNCKDVLFADTAAQKDELWKLRRIMGVSVKSNSVYKEEDTVVPRAALPQLIKGIKEIGLKYGFESVCYGHAGDGNLHVNIIKGEMSDADWHHKLKDGIREIFELTIKLGGTLSGEHGIGLVQKEFMPLKYSELHLNLMRGIKAVFDPNGIMNPGKIF
- the folB gene encoding dihydroneopterin aldolase, with the protein product MIKVSLHGAEFFALHGFYPEEQLLGNKFILDIDVEFHTGADLTGDHIADTVNYEQLYIIAAEEMRHTRKLLEAVAQSIADRIRVDHPYVDRIKVELKKLNPPLPGRVAYSSVTVTNDK
- a CDS encoding acyl-CoA dehydrogenase family protein; the encoded protein is MARTDLFESPDYYLMDELLSDEHKLIRQTVRDWVKKEVSPIIEDYAQRAEFPKQLIKGLAEVGAFGPTIPTEYGGAGLDYTAYGIIMQEIERGDSGIRSTASVQGSLVMYPIYAYGSEEQKKKYLPKLASGEIMGCFGLTEPDHGSNPGGMVTNIKDAGDHYILNGAKMWISNAPFADIAVVWAKDETGKIKGIIVERGMEGFSTPETHNKWSLRASATGELVFDHVKVPKENLLPGASGLKGPLGCLNQARYGIAWGALGAAMDCYDTALRYAKERVQFGKPIGGFQLQQKKLAEMITEITKGQLLVWRLGTLKSENRATAAQISMAKRNSVETAINIAREARQMLGGMGITGEYSIMRHMMNLESVVTYEGTHDIHLLITGHDVTGLDAFK